CATGCAGCAAGTATTTAGCACCATAGAAAAAGCGGCGTTAACCGATGCCAATATTTTAATCACAGGCGAGAGTGGTACAGGTAAAGAACTCGCTGCACATGCCATTCATCAAGCCAGCTTACGTCGCGAAAATGCACTAATTAGCTTAGATATGGGCGCAATTGCTGACAACTTATTTGAAAGTGAACTGTTCGGTCATAAGAAAGGCGCATTCACCGATGCCAAAGCAGATAAGGTAGGCCGCTTTGAGCTCGCCAACGAAGGCAGCCTATTTTTAGATGAACTTGGCAACTTGCCACTGAGCCAGCAAACCACCTTATTAGCCGCGCTACAAAACCGCCAAGTCACCCCTGTTGGCGGCAATAAAGCCATAGATGTGAACATTCGCCTCATTTGTGCCACCAACGATAATTTACAACAAGCCGTAGACGAAGGGCGTTTTAGACAAGATTTACTTTACCGTATCAACACCATTGAGATCCGTTTACCACCGCTACGTGAGCGCAGTGAAGATATTCCCTTATTAGTGAATTATTACCTCGAGCACTTCTGCCACAAATACAAACGCACATTAAGTGTCAGTGACACCGATTTGCAAACCTTGAGTGCCTACGCTTGGCCGGGTAACGTGCGAGAGCTGGCCCATGCCATAGAGCGCGCTGTGATCTTAAGTGAAGGTGAGCTACTCGATATCAGCACTGTGGTTGGCCAAGTAACGACCACCGCACAACCAAGCCAAGCTGATAGTGCACAAAGCGAGAGCGATCAATTGGTCAATGCAGACACCTTTAACCTTGAAGAGCTCGAACACCGCACTGTGCGCGCGGCATTAAAGCACTATCAGGGCAATGTCTCGCAGGCGGCCAAAGCGCTTGGGTTAACCCGTGGCGCCATGTATCGCCGCCTCGAAAAGTACGACTTATAGCCGGAGCTGAGTATTTTGAGTTATTTTACGAAGCACCCTACAACGATATTTTTTGCCACCATCTTGTTACTTTGCGTGCTGATCACCACCAGTGCATACCTGTATATACAAGTTGGATTTTCAGCGAGTTTACTGCTTTTAAGCTTATTTTCGTGTGCGACTTTGTTTTCGCTTATTTCTCAATTTAACAAACAAAACAAACACATGAGTTTTGTTTTAAAGTCTTTGGCGAATGGCGATAGCTCTCTGGGGTTAAGTAAACACCACCCTATGCATAGCCACCTTGAAGAGATCAAAGAAAACATTCAGAGTGCACGCTTTAATGCCGAGCAACAGGCGCACTTTTTACAGGCCTTATTAGTCCATATTGATTTAGCCGTCGTGGTGTGTGATGACACAGGTGACGTGATCGAATCAAACCCTGCCGTTGCTAAATTACTCGGCAAAGCAGTTCGCCACTGTAATGATTTGGCGCATATCGCGCCTTTAGTCGAAAGTTGTGACCGCAGCCTCAAAACCATTGCTAATTGGCAATATGGTGAACAGCAAGACACCTTGTCTATACAAGTAAGTGTCGCCCATATTCAAGGCAAGATCCGCAAAATTATTACCCTGCACTCAATTCGTGATGCCTTACAAAACAAAGAGCAACAAGCCTATAAGCGGCTTACCAAAGTGCTCACCCATGAAGTTGCCAACTCCATCACGCCACTCGCTTCCATTGCACAAAGCTGTGAAAGCCTTTTACCAGAAACACTCTCCTTTGATGATGAAGAAGACAAAGACGATTTGGCTATGGCGTTAAAAACGCTGGCAAAACGCACCGAATATTTAGGTGACTTTATCGGTCGCTTTAGAGAAGTCAGTAATTTACCTGCACCCACGCTTAATCCTGAGCAACTCGCGCCATTAGTTGAAGGCGTATTTCAGCTTCATCAACAAACTTGTAGCGCAGCCAAGATTGATTTACAACTGGACGTGTCGCATTCTCAATTAACTATGTTAGATAGCGCACAAGTAGAGCAAGTACTTATTAACTTAACCAAGAATGCCATTGAAGCCGTGCAACAAAACAGCAGCGACACTTCAGCAAGCGTGCAATTAAAAACAGGCTGTAATGAAGCAGGCCAGCACTATGTTGAAGTCAGTGATAACGGCCCGGGCGTAGCAGAGCATGTGGTCGATATGATGTTCGTACCGTTTTTTACTACCAAGCAAAAAGGCTCAGGCATTGGCTTGAGTTTATCTCGACAAATCATGTTAAACCATGGTGGAGATTTAATTTATATTCAACGAGAACAAGGCGCCTGTTTTAGATGCGTATTTGGATGATGTTCGTGTCTATGCCTGAGACTTTACCACCAAGCAAAAAGGTTCAGGCATCGGTTTAAGCCTTTCAAGACAAATTATGTTGAACCATGTGGAGATTTAATTTACATCCAACGGGAGCAAGGCACTTGCTTTAGATGCGTATTTGGATGATGTTCGTGTCTATGCCTGAGACTTTACCACCAAGCAAAAAGGTTCAGGCATCGGTTTAAGCCTTTCAAGACAAATTATGTTGAACCATGTGGAGATTTAATTTACATCCAACGGGAGCAAGGCGCTTGTTTTAGGTGCGTATTTGGATGAGCCTTCTCATAACATATACCGCCAACTAAAAAGTAAGTTAAAGAGCAAAGGCATAAGCAAAAACAAAGCTAAGGTATAGCCTGTGTACAGCGACGCTTTGTCGTAATTACCAATTACTTTCATGCCAAATAGCGGTCTAAGCAAAGCGATATAACTCAACCCCCAACAAGCTAGCGCACACAGTCCAAACGTCAGCAGAATAATAAGGGTAGGCTCTAACCAAGGGCCTAACTGTAATGGACTAAAGTAATAAGCTAAGCCGATGATCACACTTTGATGAAAAATATAAAATGGAAAC
The Pseudoalteromonas phenolica genome window above contains:
- a CDS encoding sigma-54-dependent transcriptional regulator, producing the protein MTQTAKQAGHILIVDDNTDILIAAKLLLKKYYQKVHTTDNPFDIEEIVKTQPIDVILLDMNFSQDAISGKEGFYWLKKVVEQDPSIAVLLMTAYGDIQLAVDAIKAGAADFVAKPWQNDQLLGAVAAAYAHAQDKQKVGQLTRQTQGLNQALNQGAGGKNFDFLGQSAAMQQVFSTIEKAALTDANILITGESGTGKELAAHAIHQASLRRENALISLDMGAIADNLFESELFGHKKGAFTDAKADKVGRFELANEGSLFLDELGNLPLSQQTTLLAALQNRQVTPVGGNKAIDVNIRLICATNDNLQQAVDEGRFRQDLLYRINTIEIRLPPLRERSEDIPLLVNYYLEHFCHKYKRTLSVSDTDLQTLSAYAWPGNVRELAHAIERAVILSEGELLDISTVVGQVTTTAQPSQADSAQSESDQLVNADTFNLEELEHRTVRAALKHYQGNVSQAAKALGLTRGAMYRRLEKYDL
- a CDS encoding sensor histidine kinase; protein product: MSFVLKSLANGDSSLGLSKHHPMHSHLEEIKENIQSARFNAEQQAHFLQALLVHIDLAVVVCDDTGDVIESNPAVAKLLGKAVRHCNDLAHIAPLVESCDRSLKTIANWQYGEQQDTLSIQVSVAHIQGKIRKIITLHSIRDALQNKEQQAYKRLTKVLTHEVANSITPLASIAQSCESLLPETLSFDDEEDKDDLAMALKTLAKRTEYLGDFIGRFREVSNLPAPTLNPEQLAPLVEGVFQLHQQTCSAAKIDLQLDVSHSQLTMLDSAQVEQVLINLTKNAIEAVQQNSSDTSASVQLKTGCNEAGQHYVEVSDNGPGVAEHVVDMMFVPFFTTKQKGSGIGLSLSRQIMLNHGGDLIYIQREQGACFRCVFG